From a single Corynebacterium kroppenstedtii DSM 44385 genomic region:
- the pheS gene encoding phenylalanine--tRNA ligase subunit alpha: MSEIDVSEASLNAAADAAISAFDQATTLDDLVQARKEHLGDSAPIPLARRSLGSLPKSERKDAGRAVNKARGRVEKRFAERKAVLEEERNQAVLRSERLDVTIPSTRRPVGAMHPITQISEHIQDIFVGMGWEIADGPEVEAEYFNFDALNFVPDHPARTLQDTFHIAPEGSGQVLRTHTSPVQMRTMLSRDLPIYIACPGRTFRTDELDATHTPVFHQVEGLAVDKGLTMAHLHGTLDHLARVLFGENTKTRFRTNYFPFTEPSAEVDVWFPEKKGGAGWIEWGGCGMVNPNVLRAAGIDSDEYSGFAFGMGLERTLQFRNNLPDMRDMVEGDIRFTRPFGIRA, encoded by the coding sequence GTGTCAGAAATTGATGTTTCCGAAGCATCACTGAATGCCGCCGCTGATGCTGCGATTAGTGCATTTGATCAAGCGACGACGCTGGACGATCTAGTACAAGCACGTAAGGAGCATCTTGGGGATTCCGCTCCCATCCCGCTGGCACGACGATCGCTAGGTTCCCTGCCGAAATCAGAACGAAAAGACGCCGGTCGGGCAGTGAATAAGGCTCGTGGGCGCGTCGAAAAGCGTTTTGCAGAGCGCAAGGCTGTGCTCGAGGAAGAACGTAACCAGGCTGTACTTCGTTCCGAGCGCCTGGATGTCACGATCCCGTCAACGCGTCGGCCCGTCGGGGCGATGCATCCGATCACTCAAATTTCTGAGCACATTCAGGATATTTTCGTCGGCATGGGGTGGGAAATTGCCGACGGCCCCGAGGTTGAGGCTGAGTATTTCAATTTCGATGCATTGAATTTTGTGCCTGATCATCCTGCGCGGACGCTGCAGGATACATTCCACATTGCTCCGGAAGGCTCGGGCCAGGTACTTCGTACTCACACTAGCCCGGTGCAGATGCGGACCATGTTGTCCCGTGATTTGCCCATTTATATCGCGTGCCCTGGACGGACATTCCGCACGGATGAACTGGACGCGACGCACACACCGGTCTTCCACCAGGTAGAAGGCCTAGCAGTGGATAAGGGCCTCACGATGGCGCATCTCCACGGAACGTTGGACCATTTAGCGAGAGTCCTTTTTGGGGAGAACACTAAGACGCGTTTCCGGACCAATTATTTCCCCTTCACTGAGCCTTCTGCGGAAGTTGACGTCTGGTTCCCAGAGAAGAAAGGCGGAGCAGGTTGGATTGAGTGGGGCGGTTGCGGAATGGTGAATCCCAACGTCCTGCGAGCTGCCGGCATAGATTCGGACGAATATTCAGGTTTTGCATTCGGCATGGGGCTAGAGCGGACATTGCAGTTTAGAAATAATCTTCCGGACATGCGTGACATGGTTGAAGGAGATATCAGGTTCACCAGGCCATTCGGGATTCGGGCATAG